GTTTGATATCAACCCTGAGGTATTGACTCCGGCGGAGCTGGCTGAAGAAATCCGGGTCAAAATTCTGGAGAAAGGGGAGAGAGCATATGCTGGGTCGAAGCGTGGTGATTGGTCAGTACGTCCCTCTTGATTCTCCCATCCATCGTCTGGATCCCCGGGTGAAAATTCTCTTTGTTGGTATTACCGTTGTGGCTCTCTTCTTTATGGAACAATGGTTGGCGTTTCTCTCATTGGGTCTTTTCCTCCTCGTTCTTACCTTTCAGGCGCATCTTCCTTTCGGATACGTGGTACGGAGCTTGAGGCCGGTTCTCATTCTCCTTCTTTTTACCTTAGTTTTGCATCTCTTTTTCACACCAGGTCGCTATCTTTTTGAATATGGACCAATCCATATCTCTCTTGAGGGTCTTGAACGGGGTCTATTTATCATCGTGCGACTCTGTCTTCTTGTCGTGTGTACGGCCCTTCTTACTCTCACCACTTCTCCAGTGGAACTCACCGATGGCATGGAGTACCTCCTGAGTCCGTTTAAAAGATGGGGATTCCCAGCCCATGAGTTGGCAATGATGATGACCATTGCTATTCGTTTCATTCCCACCCTTCTTGAAGAGGCTGATCGAATTTTAAAAGCTCAAAAAGCTCGGGGAATGGATTTCGAGGCTGGAGGCCTCGTTCAGAGAGCAAAAAATTTGGTACCGCTCCTTGTACCCCTCTTTGTTAATTCTTTCAAAAGGGCTGAGGATCTTGCCATTGCTATGGAGTCACGGTGTTATCGAGGAGGGGTGGGAAGAACGAGATTGCGTGTGCTTAAGATGCGCACCAAAGACTACGTTTTCCTTTTCACCTCTCTGGCCATTGTGATTCTTGTTCAACTTCTTCCCTTCCCCTGGTGATTGACTTGCGGAATCTGCTTTTAGCTCTCGAGTACGATGGATCTTCCTATTCCGGCTGGCAGATTCAGAGAGAGAAAAGGACCGTTCAGGGGATTCTGGAAACAACCCTCAGTGAAATCCTGCAAGAGCGCGTCCGGGTTATTGCTTCAGGAAGAACCGATGCTGGTGTACATGCGATCGGACAGGTGGTCAATTTCCGGACCAATTCATCTTTACCAGAGGAAGTTATTTTTCGAGTTCTTAAGGCGCGCCTTTTTAAAAATATAAAGCCCATCAATCTTTTTGAGGTTCCCTTCGATTTTCATGCCCGTAAGAGTGCAGTCCGGAAAAGATACATATATGTGGTTTTTATGGAGCAAATGCTTCCCGTGTTTCTGCGAAATTATGTGTACTATTTAGGACAAATCGATATCGATGTCCAGCAGATACAAGAGGGAAGGCAGATTTTCTTGGGTACTCATGATTTTACCTCTTTCAGTTCCCCCCGGGAGGGAAATGGTTCTCCGATACGGACTATTTTTACGCTCGAAGTACGTCAGGAACATCCGTTTCTTTTTTTCGATATTGAAGCTGATGGGTTTCTCTACCATATGGTTCGTTTTCTGGTTGGTGAGCTTCTCATGATGGGTCTGGGTCGAAAGAGAATTGATGACTTGTACTACATGCTCTTCCACCCATCCTATTCCCATCACCGCTTTAACGCTCCACCTCATGGTCTTTATCTTATGAGCGTGGAATACCCTGACGTCAATCCCTATTATGGTTTTGTGCTCAGAGATAGCGGTTTTGTGGTTCCGCTCTGGAGGAAGACTGAGGTGTGCTATAATCCCTCTCGAAGGGAGAAGGGAATCCGTTGAGAAGGTTTTCCTGGCCTTTGTTTCACCTTGGTGTTATTGGTGGAGGACAGTTGGGGAAGATGATGACCCAGGAAGCGAAAAAAATGGGCTTCTGGGTAACTGTTCTCGACCCAGAATCATCTTCACCGGCGGGGCAGGTTGCTGACCGGGAGATTACGGCTTCGTTTTTCGATAGAAAGAGTTTAGCAATGCTTGTGGCGCAGAGTGACGTTGTGACCTACGATATCGAGCACGTGGATACCGAGTTCTTGAAAAATATGCCTGGTGTGGAAAAGATTCAACCAACGCCCCTGGTTCTCGCCGTTATTCAGGATAAGTTACGGCAGAAAGTTATGCTGCAAGAAGGTGGTATTCCCGTCCCCCGTTTTGTTTCCTTTGAAGAGCAAAAAGTTTGGTCTTCCTTTGGTTTTCCTCTGGTGCAGAAAGCCCGTTACGGTGGGTATGATGGGAAGGGAGTGTGCATCATCCAGAATGAGAAAGACTTTGTTAGAGGACTTTCTGGTCCGACCTTCTTTGAGGAGTACGTGCTGATTGAAAAGGAGTTATCGGTGCTCGTGGCCCGAAGTCAAACGGGTGAAACTGCCTTTTACCCTGTGGTAGAAATGCTCTTTGAACAAACAGCTCATATCTGTGACATGGTACTTGCTCCGGCACGGATTTCTCGGGAAAAAGCTTCTGAAGCTCAATCTATTGCCAGAAAATGCGTGGAAATTTTGGATGGAGTTGGTATTTTTGCCATAGAGATGTTTCTTGCCCGGGATGGCCGGCTTTTGGTGAACGAGGTGGCTCCACGACCCCATAATTCTGGTCATTTTACCATTGAAGCCTGTGTTACTTCGCAGTTTGAACAACATTTACGGGCTATTTGTGGGCTTCCACTTGGTGATACGACTCTCCTTTCTCCGGCGGTGATGGTTAATCTCTTGGGAGAGAAAGGATACCGGGGAGTTCCCTCAGTGGAAGGCCTGGAAGAGACATTGAGCATTCCCGGCGTTTCGTTTCATCTTTATGGCAAAAAGGAAACCCGACCTTTTCGGAAAATGGGCCATGTGACAGTGGTGGCGCAGTCCCTCGAGGATGCAATAGTGAAGGCTTGGAAGGTGAAAAAACTTTTGAAAATCAGGTCGTGAGGTGGGAAAATTGAGAAAACCGCTTGTCGGTATCGTTATGGGAAGTGACTCGGATTTGGAAGTCATGCAGGAGGCGGGTAATATTTTAGAGGAGCTCCGGGTGAGCTATGAGTTGACCGTGGTTTCGGCACACCGAACCCCGGAGTGGATGTTCCGGTACGCGAAAGAGGCTGAATCGCGTGGTCTTGAAGTGATCATTGCTGGTGCCGGTGGGGCAGCGCATCTTCCTGGGATGTTGGCTTCACTCACGTTTTTACCAGTGATTGGTGTCCCAATTCGAACTGCATCGCTTCAGGGACTAGATTCGCTCCTTTCCATCGTTCAGATGCCTCCAGGTGTGCCTGTAGCCACGGTAGCCATCAATGGTGCGAAAAATGCCGGAATCCTGGCTGCCGAAATACTGGGGATCAAGTTTCCCGAGATTCGCCAGCATGTCCGGGAATATAGAGAAAACCTCCGTACAGCTGTTGAAGAGCGATCAAGAGCAGTTTTTCGCGAATTTACAAGGTAAACAGGGTGCTTCAGCGCACCCTGTTTCTGATTCACAGATTTTTATAGCAGAACCACCAGTCGAAGCATTCCATCTCGCCTTTTTTTGCTTTTTCCATGCGTTCTGCGGCTAGAGCTTCGCTTCCTGCAGGAGGGATGATTGCTTTGTTACCGATGAGGTTATTGTTAGGCCAGTTCTCTGGTAAGGCCACCCCGTTTTTGTCGCTCACCTGAAGGGCTTTGACTGCCCGCAAAATTTCATCTACGTTTCGCCCCACCTCCTGGGGATAATACATGATGAGCCGGATGATTCCTTTATCGTCGACCACGAAAACAGCCCGGACGGTGTTTGTCCCTTTCTGGGGGTGAATCATTCCCAGGGCTTGGGCCAGTCTTCCCAGGTCATCAGCAATGACTGGGAAGGGAATTGGTGTTCCCAGTTTTTCTCTGATCCATTCCGTCCATTTGATGTGGGCAAAGACCTGGTCGATGGAAAGCCCAATGAGTTCTGTATTCAGAGCTTTGAATTCATCCGCTTTTTTCGCAAAGCTCACGAATTCGGTGGTACAGACCGGTGTAAAGTCTCCAGGATGGCTGAATAGCACAAACCACCTCCCAGCGTAGTCCTTAGGGAGTGTCTTCATTCCCTGGGTGGTTTTCACCGTTACCGAGGGAAATTGTTCCCCAATCACCGTAAGTCCTTTTACTTCTTCCATGTTTACAAGCCTCCTTCTTATGTATTCTGTTGATTTGAGTGACATTGTGGACAGAGCCCCCGACAGTAGATGTCTTTGTCTCTGACCATAAAACCCTCGAGTTCCCGTAAATCCACATTATCGAGATGGAGGGAAAAATCGTAGATTCTTCCACAGGCTTTGCATTCAAAATGGCCGTGAAAGGAATGGTCGGCATCGTAGCGTGCTTCTCGCCCTTCAGTGGGTATGGTCTTCACAATCCCTTTCCGATGAAACAATTCCAGAGTATTGTAAATGCTTGCCCGTGACACAGAAGGGAGTTCCTGACACAGTGCTGCATACACCTCTTCCGCTGTGGGATGGGTTCTCCGGCTTAAAAGGTAATCGAGGACCACCATCCTTATAGAAGAAGGTTTCACCCCATGCTTGTGCAGGTATTCCCTCAAATAACCGGTTTTGTTCTCCATAACTTTCTCCCAAATTTTGAAAATTTATGCTTTTATTTTAATTTAATATTTTTATTTTGTCAATATTTAGAATTATTTTATTTTGAATAAAAAATAGCAACTCAGAAGCGTTCGCAGTTATATGTCGAGTTTGCCAGGAAAATGTGGAATGGTTATTCTGTTTTGATGATGGTGATCACCGACGCCCCATAGGAGCAGTTCCCTGCATAGTCATATACCTTCACCAGCACGCTATACGTCCCGGCGGTAGAAAAGGTATGGGTAAAGACCTGTCCCTGGGCACCTCCGGTACACCCTGAGGTAGCAGTACCGTTTACAAACCACTGACAGCTTTTCACCATGTAGTCATCTTTGACCTGGGTCACGAAGGTAATGGTTGTACCTACCGGGAATTCACCTTCAGAAGGTTCAACGGTCACTTCCGGGGCAAAATTCCTCTCCCTTTTCGATTTGCGTCCAAACTAACTTTGGAATAGAGGAGAGAAGAAATTAGAAATTATCCCGCCTCTGGGAGCAAAAAACAAAAGCGCCCTTATCAGAAGGTATGGAGGGTAATTGAGAGCAGGTATCCGAGATAACCGCGCATTACACGAGTTATTTTCTTAATACAATTATTGCACTTGGTAGCAAATGGTTTTGGAATTGAATTTCTCGGGATTTTGGATTCCTTTGCCTTGTACTTTATTGAGTCAAGTTCCTACCAGTATCCTGGAGGGTAGCGGTGTATCGACATAGGCTCCAAAAAAGGAAAAAAATTCATTTTAGGATGTGATGCATCCATCATGCCGGCTTTGGGTAGGGGTACAATAGGGTTTAAAGGAACGATCGGGACTTTAAAGAAAAACAAGAAAACCGCTTTGACCAAAAGGAGCGGTAAAAGGTGAGGGGATTTTGAAACGAAGTGGCTCTCTTTTTTTAGAGGAATTGGCACCCGATTTTGACTTGGTCGAAATATATTTTTCATTGCACTGGTTACATAGAAGAAAGGGGCGAGGTGGAGGAAATGCAAAGAGTGGTCTTCTTTGTCTTTCGGGATGAGGAGATGTGTTTCATCCACGTCCTATTGAATGCTCTTGATATCCATGAAAAGGGGGGTGTGGCGAAAATTATTTTTGAAGGGAGTGCGACTAAGCTTGTGCCGATTCTGGCCGAACCGTCTCATATGCTCCATACGATGTATGCCGAAACAAAATCAAAGGGCCTCATTGCCGGGGCCTGCCGGGCTTGTTCGGCGAAAATGAAGGTGCTGGAAGCGGTGCAAAAAGAGGGTCTTCCCCTTCTTGATGACATGAAGGGACATCCGGGGATGAACCGGTTTTTAAAAGAAGGCTTCACCATCATTACCATATAGGGGACAAATGATGGCTTTCCTGGTGCGGGTTCTGCTTTTACTTTTTGAGCGGCGGGAACTGGTTTTGAAAAGCCTTTTTGAGCACATTTACATTTCCCTGGTGGCCTGTATCCTCATCGGGGTGGTCGGCATTCCCCTTGGGGTTCTCATCACCCGTTTCCGGTCCTGGGCCTCGGGGGTGCTGGTGGTGACTGGGGTCCTGTATACCATCCCGGCGCTGGCCCTTTTCGGGTTCATGATTCCACTTCTGGGGATTGGGTTACGGCCGACACTTTTTGCCCTGTTTATCTATGGACTTTTACCTCTGGTGCGGAATACCTACGTGGGTATTACCAATGTGGATCCAGCCATTGTGGAAGCAGCCCGGGGAATGGGAAGTACCGAATGGCAGATGCTTTCCCGGGTACAGTTGCCCCTGGCGCTGCCGTTCATTGTGGCAGGGTTTCGGACGGTGGTGGTGATGACCATTTCGGTATCCACCATTGCTGCTTTCATCGGGGCAGGAGGCTTGGGGGTACTCATCTTTCGCGGGATTACTTCGTATTACACGGAATTGATTGTAGCCGGAAGCATGCTTGTGGCTGGTCTTTCGGTGTTGGCTGATACCCTTCTTGGGTTTTTAGAAAAAAAGTTACTACGGCGAATTCAGATGTAAAGGGGTGTGAACGATGAAAACCATGGGGAAAATTCTTTTGGTTGTTCTTCTGGTGTGGGTAACCTCTAGTTTGGGTTATGCCCAAACGGGAAAAGTGGTGGTGAGCAATAAACCGTTCACCGAGTCTCATATTTTAGCGGAGATCATGGT
Above is a window of Atribacterota bacterium DNA encoding:
- a CDS encoding Fur family transcriptional regulator yields the protein MENKTGYLREYLHKHGVKPSSIRMVVLDYLLSRRTHPTAEEVYAALCQELPSVSRASIYNTLELFHRKGIVKTIPTEGREARYDADHSFHGHFECKACGRIYDFSLHLDNVDLRELEGFMVRDKDIYCRGLCPQCHSNQQNT
- a CDS encoding cytoplasmic protein; translated protein: MQRVVFFVFRDEEMCFIHVLLNALDIHEKGGVAKIIFEGSATKLVPILAEPSHMLHTMYAETKSKGLIAGACRACSAKMKVLEAVQKEGLPLLDDMKGHPGMNRFLKEGFTIITI
- a CDS encoding energy-coupling factor transporter transmembrane protein EcfT, which gives rise to MGRSVVIGQYVPLDSPIHRLDPRVKILFVGITVVALFFMEQWLAFLSLGLFLLVLTFQAHLPFGYVVRSLRPVLILLLFTLVLHLFFTPGRYLFEYGPIHISLEGLERGLFIIVRLCLLVVCTALLTLTTSPVELTDGMEYLLSPFKRWGFPAHELAMMMTIAIRFIPTLLEEADRILKAQKARGMDFEAGGLVQRAKNLVPLLVPLFVNSFKRAEDLAIAMESRCYRGGVGRTRLRVLKMRTKDYVFLFTSLAIVILVQLLPFPW
- a CDS encoding PKD domain-containing protein produces the protein MTVEPSEGEFPVGTTITFVTQVKDDYMVKSCQWFVNGTATSGCTGGAQGQVFTHTFSTAGTYSVLVKVYDYAGNCSYGASVITIIKTE
- a CDS encoding peroxiredoxin, whose translation is MEEVKGLTVIGEQFPSVTVKTTQGMKTLPKDYAGRWFVLFSHPGDFTPVCTTEFVSFAKKADEFKALNTELIGLSIDQVFAHIKWTEWIREKLGTPIPFPVIADDLGRLAQALGMIHPQKGTNTVRAVFVVDDKGIIRLIMYYPQEVGRNVDEILRAVKALQVSDKNGVALPENWPNNNLIGNKAIIPPAGSEALAAERMEKAKKGEMECFDWWFCYKNL
- the purE gene encoding 5-(carboxyamino)imidazole ribonucleotide mutase — protein: MRKPLVGIVMGSDSDLEVMQEAGNILEELRVSYELTVVSAHRTPEWMFRYAKEAESRGLEVIIAGAGGAAHLPGMLASLTFLPVIGVPIRTASLQGLDSLLSIVQMPPGVPVATVAINGAKNAGILAAEILGIKFPEIRQHVREYRENLRTAVEERSRAVFREFTR
- a CDS encoding ABC transporter permease — translated: MMAFLVRVLLLLFERRELVLKSLFEHIYISLVACILIGVVGIPLGVLITRFRSWASGVLVVTGVLYTIPALALFGFMIPLLGIGLRPTLFALFIYGLLPLVRNTYVGITNVDPAIVEAARGMGSTEWQMLSRVQLPLALPFIVAGFRTVVVMTISVSTIAAFIGAGGLGVLIFRGITSYYTELIVAGSMLVAGLSVLADTLLGFLEKKLLRRIQM
- a CDS encoding 5-(carboxyamino)imidazole ribonucleotide synthase yields the protein MFHLGVIGGGQLGKMMTQEAKKMGFWVTVLDPESSSPAGQVADREITASFFDRKSLAMLVAQSDVVTYDIEHVDTEFLKNMPGVEKIQPTPLVLAVIQDKLRQKVMLQEGGIPVPRFVSFEEQKVWSSFGFPLVQKARYGGYDGKGVCIIQNEKDFVRGLSGPTFFEEYVLIEKELSVLVARSQTGETAFYPVVEMLFEQTAHICDMVLAPARISREKASEAQSIARKCVEILDGVGIFAIEMFLARDGRLLVNEVAPRPHNSGHFTIEACVTSQFEQHLRAICGLPLGDTTLLSPAVMVNLLGEKGYRGVPSVEGLEETLSIPGVSFHLYGKKETRPFRKMGHVTVVAQSLEDAIVKAWKVKKLLKIRS
- the truA gene encoding tRNA pseudouridine(38-40) synthase TruA, with product MRNLLLALEYDGSSYSGWQIQREKRTVQGILETTLSEILQERVRVIASGRTDAGVHAIGQVVNFRTNSSLPEEVIFRVLKARLFKNIKPINLFEVPFDFHARKSAVRKRYIYVVFMEQMLPVFLRNYVYYLGQIDIDVQQIQEGRQIFLGTHDFTSFSSPREGNGSPIRTIFTLEVRQEHPFLFFDIEADGFLYHMVRFLVGELLMMGLGRKRIDDLYYMLFHPSYSHHRFNAPPHGLYLMSVEYPDVNPYYGFVLRDSGFVVPLWRKTEVCYNPSRREKGIR